acctcttctctggcTCCCCCGCAGGGACAGCCCGGTCAGCCCCAGCCTGGTCAGCCCCAACCTGGTCAACCCCAGCCCTACTCCGGCTACGTGGGTGCTAACGGCTACACGTCTTCGCCACATAACGGACCCCCCGTCATCAGCGCAATGGCCTCGCCCAACAGCAAGAAGCGACAGGTGTCGACCCCCGTTCCCGGCAAGGCGTCTCCCCAGGTGGCCCCCCAAGAGatgcaacagcagcagcaacagcagggccctccacagcagcagcaacctccccagcagcagcaacagagCCCCGAAGAGATGGGCAACTACCTGGGCGACATGGACATTGAGCGGGTACCTCCGGAGctcaaaaaacaaaaggCCGACTGGTTTGTCGTTTACAACCAGCGAGCACCACGGCTGCTGGACGTGGATATTGTGCAGTCGCTGGACCACAACTCTGTAGTGTGCTGTGTGCGGTTCTCCGCTGACGGCAAGTACATTGCCACTGGCTGTAACCGATCTGCCCAGATTTTCGACGTGCAGACTGGCCAGCTCATCTGCCGGCTGCAGGACGACTCGGTCGACCGAGAAGGCGACCTGTACATCCGGTCCGTGTGTTTCTCGCCGGACGGTAAGTACCTGGCCACCGGCGCCGAGGACAAGCAGATCCGAGTGTGGGACATTAAATCTCAGAGCATACGGCACGTGTTCACTGGCCACGAGCAGGACATTTACTCGCTGGACTTTTCGCGAAACGGCCGACACATtgcctctggctctggcgACCGCACAGTCCGAATGTGGGATATTGAGAGCGGCCAGTGTACTCTAACCCTGTCGATCGAGGACGGCGTCACCACGGTGGCCATCTCGCCCGACGGCAAGTTTGTGGCTGCAGGCAGCTTGGACAAGTCTGTGCGAATCTGGGACACCTCTACCGGTTTCCTGGTTGAGCGTCTGGAGGCCCCTGATGGACACAAGGACTCCGTCTATAGTGTAGCTTTCACCCCCAACGGTATGGATCTTGTTTCCGGCTCGCTGGACAAGACGATCAAGCTGTGGGAGCTGCAGGCTCCTCGAGGCATTCAGGCCAACCAGCGAGGAGGCGTCTGCGTCAAGACGCTGTGTGGACACAAGGACTTTGTTCTGAGTGTGGCCAGCACGCTGGATGGGCAGTGGA
The Yarrowia lipolytica chromosome 1A, complete sequence genome window above contains:
- a CDS encoding uncharacterized protein (Compare to YALI0A14542g, uniprot|Q8WZL8 Yarrowia lipolytica Transcriptional repressor) — its product is MSFPQQVIAPGQRLNELLEAIKQEFDSVTNEASVYRLHKDEFDVKVNQQTSDLGQIRQSVYELEMAHRKMKERYEEEIMRLKSELEARGGPAANPAHSQQQQQQQQQQQQQQQQNQQAQDQQARAAQQQAAQQQALAQQQAAQQQALAQQQAQAQQQAQAQAHHMGGVPPSQGQPPSLLRPSSNVFSGIMSGQPGTSSLAPPQGQPGQPQPGQPQPGQPQPYSGYVGANGYTSSPHNGPPVISAMASPNSKKRQVSTPVPGKASPQVAPQEMQQQQQQQGPPQQQQPPQQQQQSPEEMGNYLGDMDIERVPPELKKQKADWFVVYNQRAPRLLDVDIVQSLDHNSVVCCVRFSADGKYIATGCNRSAQIFDVQTGQLICRLQDDSVDREGDLYIRSVCFSPDGKYLATGAEDKQIRVWDIKSQSIRHVFTGHEQDIYSLDFSRNGRHIASGSGDRTVRMWDIESGQCTLTLSIEDGVTTVAISPDGKFVAAGSLDKSVRIWDTSTGFLVERLEAPDGHKDSVYSVAFTPNGMDLVSGSLDKTIKLWELQAPRGIQANQRGGVCVKTLCGHKDFVLSVASTLDGQWILSGSKDRGVQFWDPRTGQVQLMLQGHRNSVISVAPSPMGGLFATGSGDCKARIWRYFPVNR